From Chryseotalea sp. WA131a:
TAGCAAAATGCCCATCACAATCGAGATAATGGTTCTTTCTGAAATATTTGGACTAAGGGTCTTTAATCCCTCAACAGCCGAAGTTACACTAATGGCAGGCGTAATAAATCCATCAGCTATCAATGTACAGCAACCAATAATGGCAGGAAAAATTACCCACTCTGCCTTGTATCTTCTGACTAGTGCATACAGTGCAAAAATACCTCCTTCGCCTTTGTTGTCGGCACTTAATGCTAGATAAACATACTTTACAGAGGTAATGAGCGTAAGCGTCCAAAATACACACGATAAACCACCGAGTATAAGTTCTTCTGATACAACATTACTTCCTACAATAAAGCGAAAGGTATAAATAGGCGAAGTACCTATGTCACCATAAATAATGCCAAGGGCAACTAATATGCCTGCTGCTGAAAGCCTGTGAGGTTTGTTTGAGTCCACTTAAAAAAATTAGGCCGATTGCTTAAGCTCTTCGGTTGGAGTCTTTACTTCATCGGCATTCATTTTTTCTTCGCCCCTGCCGATAATCAGGCGATTGCTTCGGTCATATGAAAAATAATTCCACATCCAGCTAAAGAAAGTAAAGACCCGGTTTTTCCACCCAACGATTGACATCAAGTGAACAAACATCCACACATACCAAGCAAACATGCCTTGAAAGCGAATGCCTTTTAAATCAACTACTGCTTTGTTTCGCCCAACGGTGGCCATGGACCCTTTATCAAAATAGTGGAAAGGCTTCAACTCCTTCTTTTCAATTAGCCGCAAAATATTTTTAGCGACCAGCCTGCCTTGCTGCTGGGCTGGCGGAGCCATTTGCGGGTGACCCTTCGGGAATTTCTCATCCCCATCCATAAGGGCAACATCGCCAATAGCAAAAATGTTATCATATCCTTTTACGCGATTGAACTCATCCACCGTCAAGCGATTGCCTTTGGAAAGATTTTCTGGCTTTAGTCCTGCAATAGGATTGCCCGTAACACCTGCTGCCCAAATCAACGAACGCGAAACTAGTTTTTCACCAGTATTCAATACGATTTCAACTCCGTCATACGATTTCACGGCCGTGCCTAAATGCACCTTTACACCCATCGTGGTCAAAAAATCCAGTGCTTTTGCACCGGCTTGCTCGCTCATGCCATTGAGCAAGCGAGGAGAAGCTTCAACCAAATGCACGTCCATCTGGCGCATGTCCAATTCTTTATAATCTTTGGGGAACACATTGTGCTTCAATTCGCTGAGTGCACCACA
This genomic window contains:
- a CDS encoding NAD(P)/FAD-dependent oxidoreductase; the protein is MPKLITTRTRIEDLGKPRIIIIGGGFGGLEVVKKLRGSKVQTVLFDKNNHHTFQPLLYQVATSGLETNSIVAPFRKLFGNYQDFYFRLAEVKNIKPEENYIETSIGGVKYDYLVIATGAVTNFYGMEEVKKNAISMKNIVDATKLRNKIIRQMEYALLTEDREVMNSLMDFVVVGGGPTGVELCGALSELKHNVFPKDYKELDMRQMDVHLVEASPRLLNGMSEQAGAKALDFLTTMGVKVHLGTAVKSYDGVEIVLNTGEKLVSRSLIWAAGVTGNPIAGLKPENLSKGNRLTVDEFNRVKGYDNIFAIGDVALMDGDEKFPKGHPQMAPPAQQQGRLVAKNILRLIEKKELKPFHYFDKGSMATVGRNKAVVDLKGIRFQGMFAWYVWMFVHLMSIVGWKNRVFTFFSWMWNYFSYDRSNRLIIGRGEEKMNADEVKTPTEELKQSA